From a region of the Streptomyces sp. B21-083 genome:
- a CDS encoding helix-turn-helix domain-containing protein: MPQGDKRSLKPFTYVVEGVWPHAVVDDHHGARVAQEVAARLRRVIDVRGWSIAEVSRRSGVSRMTIVQVLDGMVWCDLLTIANLEKALEVDLWPGREPGNPPQ; encoded by the coding sequence GTGCCCCAGGGAGACAAGCGAAGCCTCAAGCCCTTCACGTACGTGGTCGAGGGCGTCTGGCCGCACGCTGTGGTCGATGACCACCATGGGGCCCGGGTGGCGCAGGAGGTGGCGGCCCGGCTGCGCCGGGTGATCGACGTCCGTGGCTGGTCGATCGCCGAGGTGTCCCGGCGCAGCGGCGTGTCGCGGATGACGATTGTGCAGGTGCTGGACGGCATGGTGTGGTGCGACCTGCTGACGATCGCGAACCTGGAGAAGGCGCTGGAGGTGGACCTGTGGCCCGGCCGTGAGCCGGGCAATCCTCCGCAGTGA
- a CDS encoding FtsW/RodA/SpoVE family cell cycle protein, with amino-acid sequence MSSTTNNSQHHTSTIGAIGTPSRRNTELALLVFAVVIPVFAYVNVGLAIDDKIPAGLLSYGLGLGLIAGVGHLVVRKFAPYADPLLLPLATLLNGIGLVVIWRLDQSKRLQQLPNYVESAPRQLLNSALGVALFVAVLVFLKDHRILQRYTYISMAGAVVLLVLPLVPGLGFDNFGAKIWIRIPGLGSVQPGEFAKIALAIFFAGYLMVKRDALALASRRFMGLYLPRGRDLGPIIVVWIISILILVFETDLGTSLLFFGMFIIMLYVATERTSWIVFGLLMSAAGAVGVASFESHVQQRVQAWLDPMNEYLLSLKGVQGHTMQSMQALWAFGSGGTLGTGLGQGNSDLIGFAANSDFILATFGEELGLAGVMAILLIYGLVVERGVRTALAARDPFGKLLAIGLSGAFALQVFVVAGGVMGLIPLTGMTMPFLAAGGSSVIANWALIAILLRISDTARRPAPAPAPSPDAEMTQVVRP; translated from the coding sequence ATGAGCAGTACAACCAACAACTCACAGCACCACACGTCCACGATCGGCGCGATCGGCACTCCAAGCCGCCGCAACACCGAACTGGCACTCCTGGTGTTCGCCGTCGTCATCCCCGTCTTCGCCTACGTCAACGTGGGCCTGGCCATCGACGACAAGATCCCCGCGGGCCTCCTCAGCTACGGCCTCGGCCTCGGCCTGATCGCCGGCGTCGGCCACCTCGTCGTACGCAAGTTCGCCCCGTACGCCGACCCCCTGCTGCTGCCCCTGGCCACACTGCTCAACGGCATCGGCCTGGTCGTCATCTGGCGACTCGACCAGTCGAAGCGGCTTCAGCAACTCCCCAACTACGTCGAATCAGCTCCTCGCCAGCTGCTGAACTCCGCACTGGGCGTCGCCCTGTTCGTGGCGGTGCTGGTCTTCCTCAAGGACCACCGCATCCTCCAGCGCTACACCTACATCTCCATGGCCGGAGCCGTGGTCCTGCTGGTCCTGCCGCTGGTCCCGGGCCTCGGCTTCGACAACTTCGGCGCCAAGATCTGGATCAGGATCCCGGGCCTGGGCAGCGTCCAGCCCGGTGAGTTCGCGAAGATCGCCCTTGCGATCTTCTTCGCCGGCTACCTGATGGTGAAACGCGACGCACTCGCCCTCGCCAGTCGCCGCTTCATGGGCCTGTACCTGCCCCGCGGCCGCGACCTCGGACCGATCATCGTCGTCTGGATCATCTCGATCCTGATCCTGGTCTTCGAGACCGACCTCGGTACGTCGCTGCTGTTCTTCGGAATGTTCATCATCATGCTGTACGTCGCCACCGAGCGGACCAGCTGGATCGTCTTCGGTCTGCTGATGTCGGCGGCCGGCGCGGTCGGCGTCGCCAGCTTCGAGTCGCACGTCCAGCAGCGCGTCCAGGCCTGGCTCGACCCGATGAACGAGTACCTCCTCAGCCTGAAGGGGGTCCAGGGCCACACCATGCAGTCCATGCAGGCCCTGTGGGCCTTCGGCTCCGGCGGCACCCTCGGTACCGGGCTCGGCCAGGGCAACTCCGACCTCATCGGCTTCGCCGCCAACTCCGACTTCATCCTCGCCACCTTCGGCGAGGAACTCGGCCTGGCCGGCGTCATGGCGATCCTGCTCATCTACGGTCTGGTCGTGGAACGCGGCGTCCGCACCGCCCTCGCCGCCCGCGACCCCTTCGGGAAGCTGCTGGCCATCGGCCTGTCCGGCGCCTTCGCACTCCAGGTCTTCGTCGTCGCCGGCGGCGTCATGGGCCTGATCCCGCTGACCGGTATGACGATGCCGTTCCTCGCCGCCGGTGGCTCCTCCGTCATCGCCAACTGGGCCCTCATCGCCATCCTGCTCAGAATCAGCGACACCGCACGCCGTCCCGCACCCGCACCGGCCCCCAGCCCCGACGCCGAGATGACCCAGGTGGTCCGACCGTGA
- a CDS encoding FHA domain-containing protein FhaB/FipA gives MSELTLTVMRLGFLAVLWLFVIVAVQVIRSDLFGTRVTQRGSRRDSGRQQQAARQTAAPPQQRQQQPSGGGRQRRGAPSKLVVSEGTLTGTTVALQGQTVTLGRAHDSTIVLDDDYASSRHARIYPDRDGQWIVEDLGSTNGTYLDRTRLTTPTPIPLGAPIRIGKTVIELRK, from the coding sequence ATGTCAGAGCTGACCCTCACGGTCATGCGGCTGGGTTTCCTGGCCGTACTGTGGCTGTTCGTGATCGTGGCCGTGCAGGTCATCCGCAGCGATCTGTTCGGTACGCGTGTCACCCAGCGCGGGTCGAGGCGTGACAGCGGCCGCCAGCAGCAGGCCGCCAGACAGACCGCCGCGCCCCCGCAGCAGCGCCAGCAGCAGCCGTCCGGCGGCGGCAGGCAGCGCAGGGGCGCCCCCAGCAAACTGGTCGTCTCCGAGGGCACACTGACGGGCACCACCGTCGCCCTCCAGGGACAGACGGTCACGCTCGGCCGGGCCCATGACTCGACCATCGTGCTGGACGACGACTACGCCTCCAGCAGGCATGCCAGGATCTACCCGGACCGCGACGGCCAGTGGATCGTCGAGGACCTCGGGTCCACCAACGGCACCTATCTCGACCGGACCCGGCTGACGACTCCCACGCCGATTCCGCTGGGCGCGCCGATCCGCATCGGCAAGACCGTCATCGAGCTGCGGAAGTAG
- a CDS encoding Stp1/IreP family PP2C-type Ser/Thr phosphatase, with product MSLSLRFAAGSHKGMIREGNEDSGYAGPRLLAIADGMGGQAAGEVASSEVISTIVALDDDVPGSDILTSLGTAVQRANDQLRMMVEEDPQLEGMGTTLTALLWTGQRLGLVHVGDSRAYLLRDGVLTQITQDHTWVQRLVDEGRITEEEATTHPQRSLLMRALGSGDHVEPDLSIREVRAGDRYLICSDGLSGVVSHQTMEDTLASYQGPQETVQQLIELALRGGGPDNITVIIADVLDLDTGDTLAGQLSDVPVVVGAVAENQHNQHHMHDGGAMQTPAGRASGLGRQRPAHGGGNGEFGPPGSGDTTGYIQTGGFGGYTDDDFVKPGAGRRWFKRTLYITLALAVIGGGLYGGYRWTQTQYYVGASDEHVALYRGINQDLAWVSLSKVEKDHPEIELKYLPTYQQKQVKGTITEGGLKDAQSKISELATQASACKKQEARRAADNANNAKTGEGEAGGTTGTTRTAAASKATPSPTPSGSASPSTTAPTPTPGPSLSEEEQKLVSLCGKQ from the coding sequence ATGAGTCTGTCACTGCGCTTCGCCGCCGGATCGCACAAAGGCATGATCCGCGAGGGCAACGAGGACTCCGGCTACGCCGGTCCCCGCCTCCTCGCGATCGCCGACGGCATGGGTGGCCAGGCCGCCGGTGAGGTCGCCTCCTCAGAGGTGATCTCCACCATCGTCGCCCTCGACGACGACGTCCCCGGCTCCGACATCCTCACCTCGCTCGGCACCGCCGTGCAGCGGGCCAACGACCAGCTCCGGATGATGGTCGAGGAGGACCCCCAGCTGGAGGGCATGGGCACCACGCTCACCGCCCTCCTGTGGACGGGCCAGCGCCTCGGCCTCGTACACGTGGGCGACTCGCGTGCGTACCTCCTCCGCGACGGCGTCCTCACCCAGATCACGCAGGACCACACCTGGGTGCAGCGCCTCGTCGACGAGGGACGCATCACCGAGGAAGAGGCCACCACCCACCCGCAGCGTTCGCTCCTCATGCGCGCACTGGGCAGCGGCGACCATGTCGAGCCAGACCTCTCCATCCGGGAGGTCCGGGCCGGCGACCGGTACCTGATCTGCTCCGACGGCCTGAGCGGGGTCGTGTCCCACCAGACCATGGAGGACACGCTCGCCAGCTACCAGGGCCCCCAGGAGACCGTGCAGCAGCTCATCGAGCTGGCGTTGCGCGGCGGCGGTCCCGACAACATCACCGTGATCATCGCCGACGTCCTGGACCTCGACACCGGTGACACCCTCGCCGGGCAGCTGTCCGACGTACCCGTCGTGGTCGGCGCGGTCGCCGAGAACCAGCACAACCAGCACCACATGCACGACGGCGGCGCCATGCAGACCCCGGCCGGACGCGCCTCCGGGCTCGGCCGGCAGCGGCCCGCGCACGGCGGCGGGAACGGCGAGTTCGGCCCGCCCGGCTCCGGCGACACCACCGGCTACATCCAGACCGGCGGCTTCGGCGGCTACACCGACGACGACTTCGTCAAACCCGGCGCCGGCCGCAGGTGGTTCAAGAGAACCCTCTACATCACCCTCGCCCTCGCCGTCATCGGCGGCGGCCTCTACGGCGGCTACCGCTGGACGCAGACGCAGTACTACGTCGGTGCCAGCGACGAGCACGTGGCGCTGTACCGGGGCATCAACCAGGACCTGGCCTGGGTCTCGCTCTCGAAGGTCGAGAAGGACCACCCCGAGATCGAACTCAAGTACCTGCCCACCTACCAGCAGAAGCAGGTCAAGGGGACCATCACGGAGGGCGGCCTCAAGGACGCCCAGTCGAAGATCTCCGAGCTGGCCACCCAGGCCTCCGCATGCAAGAAGCAGGAAGCACGGCGCGCGGCCGACAACGCGAACAACGCCAAGACCGGCGAGGGCGAGGCAGGAGGCACCACGGGAACCACCCGTACCGCCGCCGCGTCCAAGGCAACGCCCAGCCCGACGCCGTCCGGATCGGCGTCTCCGTCCACAACCGCACCCACTCCCACACCCGGCCCCAGCCTCTCCGAGGAAGAGCAGAAGCTGGTCTCGCTGTGCGGTAAGCAGTAG
- a CDS encoding DUF3662 and FHA domain-containing protein: MGVLKKFEQRLEGLVNGTFAKVFKSEVQPVEIAGALQRECDNNATIWNRDRTVVPNDFIVELSAPDHERLSPYSGQLGDELAGMVQDYAKQQRYTFMGTVKVHLEKADDLDTGLYRVRSRTLASSTNQQSPGGPGPGAAAPAAPPRGRPGAGGYGYPPAAAAPPMPAAPPPGGRPGAAPAGPPMGQRPTAGANRMRCWVEINGARHQISGPTLVLGRSTEADVRIDDPGVSRRHCEIRPGTPPTIQDLGSTNGIVVDGTHTTRATLRDGSRIVVGSTTIIYRQAEG, encoded by the coding sequence ATGGGAGTCCTGAAGAAGTTCGAGCAGCGTCTCGAAGGTCTGGTCAACGGCACCTTCGCCAAAGTGTTCAAGTCCGAGGTCCAGCCCGTGGAGATCGCGGGCGCACTGCAACGCGAGTGCGACAACAACGCGACCATCTGGAACCGCGACCGGACCGTCGTACCCAACGACTTCATCGTGGAACTGAGCGCGCCGGACCACGAGCGACTCAGCCCCTACTCCGGACAGCTCGGCGACGAGCTCGCCGGCATGGTACAGGACTACGCCAAGCAGCAGCGGTACACCTTCATGGGCACCGTCAAGGTGCACCTGGAGAAGGCCGACGACCTGGACACCGGCCTGTACCGGGTACGCAGCCGTACGCTCGCCTCCTCCACCAACCAGCAGTCCCCCGGCGGCCCAGGCCCCGGCGCCGCCGCACCCGCGGCCCCGCCGAGGGGCCGGCCCGGAGCGGGCGGTTACGGCTATCCGCCTGCCGCCGCAGCGCCCCCGATGCCGGCCGCACCGCCGCCCGGCGGACGCCCCGGCGCCGCCCCGGCGGGCCCGCCCATGGGACAGCGCCCGACCGCGGGCGCGAACCGGATGCGGTGCTGGGTCGAGATCAACGGCGCCCGCCACCAGATCTCCGGCCCGACACTCGTACTGGGCCGCAGCACCGAGGCCGACGTGCGGATCGACGACCCCGGCGTCTCGCGCCGGCACTGTGAGATCCGCCCCGGAACACCCCCGACGATCCAGGATCTCGGGTCCACCAACGGCATCGTGGTGGACGGGACACACACCACCCGCGCTACGCTCCGCGACGGCTCCCGGATCGTCGTGGGCAGCACCACCATCATTTACCGGCAAGCCGAAGGGTGA
- a CDS encoding peptidoglycan D,D-transpeptidase FtsI family protein: MNKPLRRIALFCGLLVLALLIRDNWIQYVRADALKDDKYNRRVAIERYATPRGNIIVDGKAITGSTKSDSTDFEYKRSYKDGPMWAPVTGYASQAFGATQLESIDDGILTGNDDRLFFRNTLDMITGKKKQGGNVITTLNAAAQKAAYDGLKGRGKGAVVAIDPSTGAILALASFPSYDPSTFAGNSNKDSEAWQKLQKAQDPNEPMLNRALRDIYPPGSTFKVVTAAAALENGLYTDADQKTDSPLPYTLPDTTTELKNEGSIPCKNATMRVALQYSCNTVFGKIGVDVGKDKMLEEAKKFGFNSEQFIPVRSAASNFPEKMDRPQTALSSIGQFETATTPLQMAMVASAIANDGKLMKPYMVDKLQAPNIDVLEQTEPTEMSQPLTSKNAQTLQSMMETVVKDGTGKNAQISGVTVGGKTGTAQHGVDNSEKPYAWFISYARLADGSSPVAVAVVVQDEDAIRDNISGGGLAAPIAKSVMEAVINSKQ; this comes from the coding sequence GTGAACAAGCCCCTGCGCCGGATCGCGCTCTTCTGCGGGCTGCTCGTGCTCGCCCTGCTCATCCGCGACAACTGGATCCAGTACGTCCGGGCGGACGCCCTCAAGGACGACAAGTACAACCGCCGCGTCGCCATCGAGCGCTACGCCACACCACGCGGCAACATCATCGTCGACGGCAAGGCGATCACCGGCTCCACCAAGTCCGACAGCACCGACTTCGAGTACAAACGCAGCTACAAGGACGGGCCCATGTGGGCCCCCGTCACGGGCTACGCCTCGCAGGCGTTCGGCGCGACACAGCTGGAGTCCATCGACGACGGCATCCTCACCGGCAACGACGACCGGCTCTTCTTCCGCAACACCCTCGACATGATCACGGGCAAGAAGAAGCAGGGCGGCAACGTCATCACCACCCTCAACGCCGCCGCCCAGAAGGCCGCGTACGACGGCCTCAAGGGCCGCGGCAAGGGCGCGGTGGTCGCGATCGACCCGTCCACCGGCGCGATCCTGGCCCTGGCCTCCTTCCCCTCGTACGACCCCTCGACGTTCGCCGGGAACTCGAACAAGGACTCGGAGGCCTGGCAGAAGCTGCAGAAGGCCCAGGACCCCAACGAGCCCATGCTCAACCGGGCCCTGCGCGACATCTACCCGCCCGGCTCCACCTTCAAGGTCGTGACGGCCGCCGCCGCCCTGGAGAACGGCCTGTACACGGACGCCGACCAGAAGACGGACTCGCCGCTCCCGTACACCCTGCCGGACACCACGACCGAGCTGAAGAACGAGGGGTCCATCCCCTGCAAGAACGCGACCATGCGCGTCGCCCTCCAGTACTCCTGCAACACCGTCTTCGGCAAGATCGGCGTCGACGTCGGCAAGGACAAGATGCTGGAGGAGGCCAAGAAGTTCGGCTTCAACTCCGAGCAGTTCATCCCGGTCCGCTCCGCCGCCTCCAACTTCCCCGAGAAGATGGACCGGCCGCAGACCGCGCTCAGCTCGATCGGCCAGTTCGAGACCGCGACGACCCCGCTGCAGATGGCCATGGTCGCCTCCGCGATCGCCAACGACGGCAAGCTGATGAAGCCGTACATGGTCGACAAGCTCCAGGCCCCCAACATCGACGTGCTCGAACAGACCGAGCCCACGGAGATGAGCCAGCCGCTCACCTCCAAGAACGCCCAGACCCTCCAGTCGATGATGGAGACGGTCGTCAAGGACGGCACCGGCAAGAACGCCCAGATCAGCGGTGTCACCGTCGGCGGCAAGACCGGTACCGCCCAGCACGGCGTCGACAACAGCGAGAAGCCGTACGCCTGGTTCATCTCCTACGCCAGGCTCGCCGACGGCAGCTCACCGGTCGCCGTCGCGGTCGTGGTCCAGGACGAGGACGCCATCCGCGACAACATCTCGGGCGGCGGTCTGGCCGCGCCCATCGCCAAGAGCGTGATGGAGGCGGTCATCAACAGCAAGCAGTGA